The following coding sequences are from one Limnobacter sp. SAORIC-580 window:
- the merT gene encoding mercuric ion transporter MerT → MSEPQNGRGALFAGGLAAILASTCCLGPLVLVGLGFSGAWIGNLTVLEPYRPLFIGAALVALFFAWKRIYRPVQACKPGEVCAIPQVRATYKLIFWIVAVLVLVALGFPYVVPFFY, encoded by the coding sequence ATGTCTGAACCACAAAACGGGCGCGGTGCGCTCTTCGCCGGCGGGCTGGCCGCCATTCTTGCATCGACCTGCTGCCTGGGGCCGCTAGTACTGGTCGGCTTGGGCTTCTCCGGTGCTTGGATCGGCAACCTGACGGTGCTGGAACCCTATCGACCGTTGTTCATCGGCGCGGCGCTAGTGGCGCTGTTCTTCGCCTGGAAGCGGATTTACCGGCCCGTGCAGGCATGCAAGCCAGGTGAGGTCTGCGCGATTCCGCAGGTGCGCGCCACCTACAAGCTGATTTTCTGGATCGTGGCCGTGCTGGTCCTGGTCGCGCTTGGATTTCCCTATGTCGTTCCATTTTTCTATTAA
- the lspA gene encoding signal peptidase II, which yields MKILRPWYWIAFATLFAVLDQASKAVIEIWLPLHNSMPVAENFNLVHVLNPGAAFSFLADQAGWQRLFLAGIAAFASVFLVVLIVRKPRPIEATAYSLILGGAVGNLVDRIVRGAVVDWLDFYVNHWHWPAFNLADVWIVIGAGLLILSGFKQRAITTAQ from the coding sequence ATGAAGATCCTCCGTCCTTGGTACTGGATCGCCTTTGCAACGCTATTTGCAGTGTTGGACCAGGCATCCAAAGCAGTGATTGAAATTTGGTTGCCTCTACACAACTCAATGCCAGTTGCCGAGAATTTCAATTTGGTTCATGTTCTCAATCCCGGTGCCGCGTTCAGTTTTTTGGCTGATCAGGCAGGTTGGCAAAGGTTATTTCTTGCCGGCATTGCAGCTTTCGCGTCTGTATTTCTGGTAGTTCTGATTGTTCGGAAACCAAGGCCCATTGAGGCGACTGCCTATTCCCTGATCTTGGGCGGTGCGGTGGGTAATCTCGTCGACAGAATTGTTCGGGGTGCTGTGGTCGACTGGCTCGACTTTTATGTCAATCATTGGCACTGGCCGGCCTTTAATTTGGCCGATGTGTGGATTGTCATTGGTGCTGGCTTATTGATATTGTCGGGTTTCAAGCAGAGGGCTATCACTACAGCGCAGTAG
- the merG gene encoding phenylmercury resistance protein MerG yields MFCDIRLTARCARASLTILLASTAAFGLSNNALAAYDFSKLGTAIETLSPETVDDWEKKAKAGDAMAQNIMGLAYKCGMGVKQDHAASIKWFHRAAEQGEADAQFNLGRLYGSEVDGMYKNGRAAPANDAQAFKWYRLSAEQGHTQAQVRLAQLFVKGGGEVARDQVQAYKWMSLAAASGEPTAAKAIADYAGRMKPEQVQQAQLMAQDWKRRQSAR; encoded by the coding sequence ATGTTTTGCGACATCAGACTGACAGCACGTTGCGCACGTGCTTCCTTAACAATCCTGCTGGCGAGTACTGCAGCATTTGGCTTGTCAAACAATGCGCTGGCGGCTTATGACTTTTCAAAGCTGGGAACAGCGATCGAGACATTGTCGCCGGAGACCGTCGATGACTGGGAAAAGAAAGCCAAGGCTGGCGATGCCATGGCGCAGAACATCATGGGTCTCGCCTACAAATGCGGCATGGGCGTGAAGCAAGACCACGCGGCGTCCATCAAGTGGTTCCACAGGGCGGCCGAGCAGGGTGAAGCTGATGCGCAGTTCAACCTGGGGCGCCTCTACGGAAGCGAAGTCGACGGTATGTATAAGAATGGGCGTGCGGCTCCTGCCAACGATGCACAAGCGTTCAAGTGGTATCGCCTCTCTGCCGAGCAAGGGCATACTCAGGCGCAAGTCAGGCTGGCTCAGCTGTTTGTAAAGGGGGGCGGTGAGGTCGCGCGCGACCAAGTTCAGGCCTACAAGTGGATGAGTCTGGCAGCAGCGTCGGGAGAACCGACGGCAGCAAAAGCCATTGCCGACTATGCGGGTCGAATGAAACCCGAACAGGTACAGCAAGCGCAATTGATGGCCCAGGACTGGAAACGCCGGCAAAGCGCAAGATGA
- a CDS encoding multicopper oxidase family protein: MNSRRDFFKFAGMAGGAVAAASVSKVAMAALPEPVIQTSPDTMDPLTPNTGRPYNPVVTLNGWTLPWRMNNGVKEFHLVAEPVVREMAPGMVAHLWGYNGQSPGPTIEVVEGDRVRIFVTNKLPEHTSVHWHGQRLPNGMDGVAGLNQPAIPSGKTFVYEFEAKRPGTFMYHPHADEMVQMAMGMMGFWVTHPKNKHPLIDNVDRDFCFLLNAYDIDPGAYTPKIMTMLDFNLWTWNSRVFPGISPLCVRKNDKVRIRIGNLTMTNHPIHLHGHEFEVSGTDGGPTPKGSRWPEVTTDIAVGQMRQIDFLANEEGDWAFHCHKSHHTMNAMGHDLPTMIGVDHRGITKKARGLVPEYMVMGERGMADMTEMTMPIPDNTIPMMTGDGPFGSVEMGGMFSMLKVRKDQKPGDYSDPGWYKHPSKTVAFEYEGPDMPKPVTSDKAGKPAMKSSNRPQETIELKVRKPQGHSGH; the protein is encoded by the coding sequence ATGAATTCCAGAAGAGATTTTTTCAAGTTTGCCGGCATGGCCGGTGGCGCAGTGGCGGCAGCCAGTGTCAGCAAAGTGGCCATGGCCGCGCTGCCCGAGCCCGTCATTCAAACCTCGCCGGACACCATGGACCCTTTGACCCCCAACACTGGGCGCCCCTATAACCCAGTGGTCACCTTGAATGGTTGGACCTTGCCTTGGCGCATGAACAATGGCGTGAAGGAGTTCCACCTTGTGGCGGAACCCGTGGTGCGTGAGATGGCACCAGGTATGGTCGCTCACCTTTGGGGCTACAACGGACAAAGCCCAGGCCCCACCATTGAAGTGGTGGAAGGTGATCGCGTGCGTATTTTTGTGACGAACAAACTACCCGAGCACACCAGCGTGCACTGGCATGGCCAGCGCCTGCCCAATGGCATGGACGGTGTTGCAGGCCTGAACCAGCCGGCCATTCCTTCCGGCAAAACCTTTGTGTATGAGTTCGAGGCCAAGCGTCCCGGTACCTTCATGTACCACCCGCATGCCGATGAGATGGTGCAAATGGCCATGGGCATGATGGGTTTTTGGGTGACTCACCCCAAAAACAAACATCCCTTGATTGATAACGTGGACCGAGATTTCTGTTTTCTGCTGAATGCCTACGACATTGATCCTGGTGCGTACACACCAAAGATCATGACGATGCTCGATTTTAATTTGTGGACGTGGAACAGCCGCGTGTTTCCCGGAATTTCGCCCTTGTGTGTTCGAAAAAACGACAAGGTTCGGATACGAATTGGTAACTTGACCATGACCAATCACCCCATTCATCTGCACGGCCATGAATTCGAGGTGAGCGGCACCGACGGCGGCCCAACACCCAAAGGCAGCCGTTGGCCCGAAGTGACTACCGACATCGCCGTTGGGCAAATGCGGCAGATTGATTTTCTAGCCAATGAGGAAGGCGACTGGGCCTTTCATTGCCACAAAAGCCACCACACGATGAACGCGATGGGACACGACCTTCCCACCATGATCGGCGTGGATCACCGGGGAATAACGAAAAAAGCCCGAGGGCTCGTTCCCGAATACATGGTGATGGGTGAACGGGGTATGGCCGATATGACTGAGATGACGATGCCGATTCCAGATAACACCATCCCCATGATGACAGGCGATGGCCCGTTTGGCTCAGTGGAAATGGGCGGCATGTTCAGTATGTTGAAAGTGCGCAAAGACCAAAAGCCTGGGGATTATTCAGACCCCGGTTGGTACAAACATCCTAGCAAAACCGTGGCTTTTGAATACGAAGGCCCAGACATGCCCAAGCCCGTAACATCCGACAAGGCGGGAAAGCCCGCCATGAAATCCAGTAATCGACCTCAGGAAACAATCGAGTTGAAGGTCAGAAAACCTCAAGGCCATTCGGGCCACTAA
- the merP gene encoding mercury resistance system periplasmic binding protein MerP, with the protein MKKLFASLALAATFAAPAWAATQTVTLTVPGMTCATCPITVKKALSKVEGVSKIEVDYATKLAVVTFDDAKTSVQALSKATTDVGYPSELKK; encoded by the coding sequence ATGAAGAAACTGTTTGCCTCCCTTGCCCTTGCCGCCACCTTCGCTGCCCCTGCTTGGGCCGCCACACAGACGGTCACCTTGACCGTTCCCGGCATGACCTGCGCAACTTGCCCGATCACCGTGAAGAAGGCACTGAGCAAGGTAGAGGGCGTTAGCAAGATCGAGGTCGACTACGCAACCAAGCTGGCTGTTGTGACGTTCGACGATGCGAAAACCAGCGTCCAGGCGCTGAGCAAGGCGACGACGGACGTAGGCTACCCGTCTGAACTGAAGAAATAA
- a CDS encoding transposase, translating to MTELVVKRGRSRRTHSAQFKQEAVDQCTRPGMSLANVARQHELHPSLLARWVKERTEPARMTMSSQSSLVPQFVPLHVESAQRAELPRSTTLSSKIEANIDRADLRIAFKVDPSQMVELGQVLREVLR from the coding sequence ATGACTGAGTTGGTTGTTAAACGCGGACGATCCCGACGCACACACAGTGCGCAGTTCAAACAAGAGGCTGTTGATCAGTGCACCAGGCCAGGCATGTCACTGGCCAATGTGGCCAGGCAGCATGAGTTACACCCCAGTTTGCTGGCACGTTGGGTCAAAGAGCGAACCGAGCCAGCAAGAATGACAATGTCATCGCAGTCTTCATTGGTGCCCCAGTTTGTTCCTCTGCATGTCGAGTCAGCACAGCGTGCCGAACTGCCGAGATCAACAACGTTGTCGAGCAAGATCGAAGCCAATATTGATCGCGCAGATCTGCGCATCGCATTCAAAGTCGATCCATCGCAAATGGTTGAACTGGGCCAGGTACTGCGCGAGGTGTTGCGTTGA
- a CDS encoding cupredoxin domain-containing protein, translating into MKKSFANHSLSLLLGAGLLLPVAVLAHGTQEHKKSASNAQPVFEQTDWGIAGTPTKIDRTVKVVMSDSMRFEPSSLQFKEGETVKFVVKNEGKLMHEFVLGTKDKNLEHADLMKKFPNMEHEEPYMAHVAPGKTTEMVWTFNRSGEFEFACLIAGHFDAGMRGPLRVAKSSGAEK; encoded by the coding sequence ATGAAAAAATCGTTCGCAAATCATTCTCTATCGCTGCTGCTTGGTGCTGGGCTTTTATTGCCCGTGGCCGTATTGGCGCACGGTACTCAAGAGCACAAAAAGTCAGCTTCCAATGCACAACCAGTTTTTGAGCAAACCGACTGGGGCATTGCCGGCACTCCGACCAAGATAGACCGCACTGTCAAAGTCGTAATGTCCGACAGCATGCGCTTTGAGCCATCCTCGTTGCAGTTCAAGGAAGGTGAAACTGTGAAGTTTGTTGTCAAGAATGAGGGAAAACTGATGCATGAGTTTGTTCTGGGGACAAAAGACAAGAACCTGGAGCATGCAGACTTAATGAAGAAGTTTCCAAACATGGAGCATGAAGAGCCCTATATGGCACATGTGGCTCCGGGCAAAACCACTGAGATGGTGTGGACTTTCAACCGAAGTGGCGAGTTTGAGTTTGCCTGCTTGATTGCAGGCCACTTTGATGCAGGTATGCGCGGACCACTGCGCGTAGCCAAATCCTCTGGAGCTGAAAAGTGA
- the merA gene encoding mercury(II) reductase, with translation MQELNKVGLSVAGMTCPSCTKHVEDALLAVPSVTAASVDYPTNRAQITGNRLDMSALVTAVGALGYRAMPADEVESKGSSTERPGLLGRAAQWLSGDRPVEKPAGQLHVAIIGTGGAAVAAALKAAENGARVTLIERGAIGGTCVNVGCVPSKIMIRAAHIAHLRRESPFDVGLSAAAPVVLRDHLLAQQQARVDELRHAKYESILESNPSINLVRGSARFKDGQTLIVEAAEGGTREVAFDRCLIATGASAAIPPLPGLAETPYWTSTEALVSETIPKRLAVIGASVVALELAQAFARLGSEVTILARRTLFASEDPVIGEAVTAAFRAEGITVLTQTQASAVAYSDRQFILTTPQGELRADQLLVATGRSPNTTSLDLERAGVARDSQHRIVIDQGMRTSAPNIYAAGDCTDQPQYVYVAAAAGTRAGINMTGGDATLDLDAMPAVVFTDPQVATVGYSEAEAQRIGLQTDSRTLTLDNVPRALANFDTRGFIKLVAEVGSGRILGVQAVTPEAGEIIQTAAIAIRARMTVQDLANQLFPYLTMVEGLKLVAQTFSKDVTQLSCCAG, from the coding sequence ATGCAAGAGTTAAACAAAGTTGGTCTGAGCGTGGCGGGAATGACCTGCCCAAGTTGCACAAAGCACGTTGAGGACGCCCTGCTGGCAGTTCCTAGCGTGACAGCAGCGTCCGTCGACTATCCTACGAACAGGGCGCAGATCACGGGCAATAGGCTTGACATGTCGGCACTCGTGACGGCAGTGGGGGCACTTGGTTATCGTGCTATGCCTGCAGACGAAGTCGAAAGCAAAGGGAGCAGTACCGAACGGCCGGGACTTCTTGGCAGAGCCGCCCAGTGGCTGAGCGGCGACCGACCGGTGGAAAAGCCAGCCGGTCAGCTCCATGTGGCGATTATCGGTACCGGTGGCGCCGCTGTGGCAGCTGCGCTGAAAGCGGCTGAAAACGGTGCCCGGGTCACGCTGATCGAGCGGGGAGCCATCGGCGGCACCTGCGTCAACGTGGGCTGCGTTCCTTCCAAGATCATGATTCGGGCAGCGCATATCGCTCATCTGCGCCGTGAAAGTCCCTTTGACGTGGGGCTGTCGGCGGCGGCGCCAGTCGTCTTGCGTGACCATCTGCTTGCGCAGCAACAGGCTCGCGTGGACGAGCTGCGTCATGCCAAGTATGAAAGCATCCTCGAAAGCAATCCGTCAATCAATCTGGTACGAGGCAGCGCCCGCTTCAAGGATGGCCAAACGCTTATCGTGGAAGCGGCAGAAGGCGGCACACGCGAAGTGGCGTTCGATCGCTGTCTCATTGCAACTGGCGCGAGCGCAGCCATTCCGCCGCTGCCCGGTCTTGCAGAAACCCCTTATTGGACTTCTACAGAAGCTCTGGTTAGCGAGACCATTCCGAAACGGCTCGCAGTGATCGGTGCCTCAGTAGTTGCACTGGAACTGGCACAGGCGTTTGCACGGCTGGGCAGCGAAGTCACGATCCTGGCGCGGCGCACCTTGTTTGCGAGCGAAGACCCTGTCATTGGCGAGGCCGTGACCGCTGCCTTCCGCGCGGAAGGCATCACGGTGCTGACGCAGACGCAAGCAAGTGCCGTGGCCTATTCCGACCGCCAATTCATCCTTACGACACCGCAGGGAGAGTTGCGCGCGGATCAATTGCTCGTCGCTACAGGCCGCTCACCGAATACCACGAGCCTGGATCTTGAACGAGCTGGTGTGGCGCGCGACTCGCAACATCGCATCGTGATCGACCAGGGAATGCGAACGAGTGCACCGAACATCTATGCAGCTGGCGATTGCACCGACCAACCGCAGTACGTCTACGTTGCAGCCGCCGCTGGCACCCGAGCCGGTATCAACATGACAGGCGGCGACGCAACGCTCGATCTCGACGCTATGCCGGCAGTCGTGTTCACCGATCCGCAAGTTGCCACGGTTGGCTACAGTGAAGCAGAGGCGCAGCGCATCGGCCTGCAAACCGACAGTCGTACCCTCACGCTCGACAACGTGCCGCGCGCACTCGCCAACTTCGACACGCGCGGGTTTATCAAGCTTGTCGCTGAAGTTGGATCTGGACGCATTCTTGGGGTTCAGGCTGTGACACCGGAAGCAGGCGAGATCATCCAGACTGCCGCAATTGCGATCCGTGCCCGCATGACCGTCCAAGATCTCGCCAACCAACTTTTCCCCTACCTCACCATGGTTGAGGGTCTCAAACTGGTGGCGCAGACTTTCTCGAAAGATGTGACACAGCTATCGTGCTGTGCCGGCTAA
- a CDS encoding patatin-like phospholipase family protein, giving the protein MQSKPGFPNGSVIVGKLGLMLSLLGSAMVLCACQTVGNFVHPESHKPTVTVKKEPWFSAERATRTQKMEEGFILVLSGGGVRGFAHIGVLKALEELGLEPRMVIGTSAGAVVAAYWGLGYTADQMMQRAESLNNSDLFVPVLPNLGQPVLKGEAGVFSGQFLERQLRRDFGIQTFEDLPKPIAIVATDLQTGRPVVFNAGDVAQAVRASSTIPGIFTPPSINGRLYIDGQASSPLPIVPAKRLSDLPILAVDVVYPPELAEVSTLTDLMFQTFLISSFRIKELEMLQATMIIAPQLTNVGQLGLNDRHWVFKTGYLEAKEKLRKAEKLLK; this is encoded by the coding sequence TTGCAAAGTAAACCTGGATTTCCCAATGGATCGGTCATTGTGGGTAAATTGGGATTGATGTTGAGTTTGCTGGGTTCCGCAATGGTGCTTTGCGCCTGTCAAACAGTCGGAAATTTTGTTCATCCGGAAAGTCACAAACCAACGGTTACAGTAAAGAAGGAACCTTGGTTTAGCGCCGAGCGTGCTACCCGCACACAGAAAATGGAGGAGGGCTTTATTTTGGTTCTCTCCGGTGGAGGGGTTCGTGGCTTTGCCCACATCGGAGTTCTTAAAGCCCTGGAGGAATTGGGGCTTGAGCCCCGAATGGTGATTGGCACCAGTGCGGGTGCTGTCGTGGCTGCGTACTGGGGCTTGGGCTATACAGCCGATCAAATGATGCAACGTGCAGAATCACTAAATAACAGTGATCTGTTTGTACCCGTGTTACCGAATCTGGGACAGCCAGTTTTAAAGGGCGAGGCTGGAGTTTTTTCGGGTCAGTTTCTTGAACGGCAATTGCGCAGGGATTTCGGCATTCAAACATTTGAAGATCTCCCGAAACCAATTGCCATAGTGGCCACAGACCTCCAAACAGGTCGTCCCGTGGTCTTTAATGCAGGTGATGTCGCCCAGGCAGTGCGGGCATCTTCAACAATTCCAGGTATCTTCACGCCACCTTCCATTAATGGCCGTCTTTACATCGATGGTCAGGCCAGTTCTCCACTGCCGATAGTTCCGGCAAAACGCTTGAGTGATCTTCCAATTCTTGCCGTAGACGTGGTGTATCCCCCCGAGCTTGCTGAGGTCTCTACGCTTACCGATTTGATGTTTCAAACCTTTTTGATATCGAGTTTTAGAATCAAAGAACTGGAGATGTTACAGGCGACAATGATCATCGCCCCTCAGTTAACCAATGTTGGTCAACTGGGTTTGAATGATCGTCATTGGGTATTTAAAACAGGTTATTTGGAAGCCAAAGAAAAACTTCGGAAAGCTGAAAAACTGCTGAAGTGA
- the merR gene encoding Hg(II)-responsive transcriptional regulator: protein MENNLENLTIGVFAKAAGVNVETIRFYQRKGLLPEPDKPYGSIRRYGEADVVRVKFVKSAQRLGFSLDEIAELLRLDDGTHCEEASSLAEHKLKDVREKMADLARMETVLSELVCACHARKGNVSCPLIASLQGEAGLARSAMP from the coding sequence ATGGAAAATAATTTGGAAAACCTGACCATTGGCGTTTTTGCCAAGGCGGCCGGGGTCAACGTGGAGACAATCCGCTTCTATCAGCGCAAGGGCCTGTTGCCGGAACCGGACAAGCCTTACGGCAGCATCCGCCGCTATGGGGAGGCGGACGTGGTTCGGGTGAAATTCGTGAAATCGGCACAGCGGCTGGGGTTCAGTCTGGACGAGATTGCCGAGCTGTTGCGGCTCGACGATGGCACCCACTGCGAGGAGGCCAGCAGCCTGGCCGAACACAAGCTCAAGGACGTGCGCGAGAAGATGGCCGACTTGGCGCGCATGGAAACCGTGCTGTCTGAACTCGTGTGCGCCTGCCATGCACGAAAGGGGAATGTTTCCTGCCCGTTGATCGCGTCACTACAGGGCGAAGCAGGCCTGGCAAGGTCAGCTATGCCTTAG
- a CDS encoding cation transporter, producing MTTENNHQESTFSIPKMDCPSEENLIRMALSSIDNIESLHFDLSRRELKARHQGEPNRLLERLQPLNLGTILLDTQPLSVNVEAGLLVSVFSVPKMDCASEENLIRMAVQDVPGVQSLSFDLSNRVVKATHNGSPNELLQKLESLKLGAILRESKQATSSPASTAAIDDAAQARTLRLLLGINAFMFVIELTTGLIAQSTGLIADSLDMFADAAVYGLALYAVGRAASMKSRAAHLAGWLQLLLAVGALTEVARRFVYGSEPESILMIGMGVIALIANVSCLLLISGKREDGVHMKASYIFSANDVVANLGVIVAGALVMFTASPYPDLVIGTIIGVIVLNGARRILQLK from the coding sequence ATGACCACTGAAAACAATCATCAAGAGAGCACCTTTTCTATACCGAAGATGGATTGCCCTTCGGAAGAAAACCTGATTCGCATGGCATTAAGTAGTATTGATAATATCGAGTCGCTGCACTTCGATCTGTCCCGACGAGAACTCAAGGCCCGGCATCAGGGAGAACCTAATCGCTTGCTGGAACGCCTGCAGCCACTCAACCTAGGTACAATTTTACTGGATACTCAACCGTTGAGCGTAAATGTTGAGGCAGGCTTGCTGGTGAGTGTCTTTTCCGTACCGAAGATGGATTGCGCCTCCGAAGAGAATCTGATTCGAATGGCCGTCCAGGATGTGCCCGGCGTGCAATCGCTGTCGTTCGATTTAAGCAACCGGGTCGTTAAAGCAACCCACAATGGCTCGCCCAATGAGTTGTTGCAAAAGCTCGAATCGCTTAAGCTTGGAGCTATTTTACGAGAGTCTAAGCAGGCAACTTCCTCGCCTGCCTCTACCGCTGCGATTGATGATGCCGCCCAGGCGCGTACTTTGCGCCTTTTGCTCGGTATTAACGCTTTCATGTTTGTGATTGAGTTGACGACGGGCCTAATCGCTCAATCGACTGGCTTGATCGCCGACTCTCTTGACATGTTCGCCGATGCTGCTGTGTATGGTTTGGCACTTTATGCTGTGGGACGTGCGGCAAGCATGAAGTCTCGCGCCGCGCATCTCGCGGGCTGGTTGCAGCTACTCTTGGCCGTCGGGGCCTTGACTGAGGTTGCCCGGCGCTTTGTGTATGGTAGTGAACCAGAGTCCATCCTGATGATCGGAATGGGCGTCATAGCCTTGATTGCTAACGTGAGCTGTTTGCTTCTGATATCAGGCAAACGCGAAGACGGCGTTCATATGAAAGCGAGTTATATATTTTCCGCGAACGATGTGGTTGCCAATCTCGGCGTTATAGTGGCCGGTGCCCTGGTAATGTTTACTGCTTCTCCTTACCCGGACCTTGTTATTGGCACCATCATTGGTGTGATCGTTTTAAACGGTGCGCGTCGCATCCTGCAGCTCAAATGA
- a CDS encoding MerR family transcriptional regulator, translating to MKIGDLAKAAGCQPVTIRFYERKGLLGNATRTESNYRVYGLQALERLAFIRNCRALGLTLREIARLIAIQDDAGTPCHEVNDCLDKHLADARLQMQKLKLLEKDLTRLRNRCLNPGMSAECGVLSELTAKSQMVALRTRI from the coding sequence ATGAAGATCGGAGATTTAGCAAAAGCCGCCGGTTGCCAGCCCGTAACGATCCGCTTTTATGAGCGAAAGGGCCTGTTGGGCAACGCAACAAGAACCGAATCAAACTACAGGGTCTATGGTTTGCAAGCTCTAGAGCGACTGGCTTTCATTCGCAACTGCCGGGCATTGGGGTTGACATTGCGGGAAATCGCCAGACTCATCGCGATCCAAGACGATGCTGGCACGCCATGTCATGAAGTCAACGACTGCTTGGACAAGCACTTAGCTGACGCGCGCCTTCAAATGCAGAAACTGAAATTGCTGGAAAAGGATCTCACTCGGCTGCGTAACCGATGCTTAAATCCCGGTATGTCAGCCGAATGTGGCGTATTAAGCGAGCTGACAGCAAAAAGTCAGATGGTAGCGCTTCGCACCCGAATTTAA
- a CDS encoding DUF411 domain-containing protein → MKRIAFVGIATAILALGVFAAIKPETFSTVEKVSVAATESDANQVLPIHVHKTATCGCCGEWIKHLEKSGFSVKYSNHEDLDSIKAQFGIENNYQSCHTGVSANGFVFEGHVPAKYIREFLNETPEDSLGLSVPAMPVGSPGMEYGNKFMPYQVLLLKKDGSASVYAEVKTYQDQF, encoded by the coding sequence GTGAAGCGAATTGCTTTTGTTGGTATTGCAACTGCAATTTTGGCATTGGGTGTTTTTGCTGCCATCAAACCTGAGACTTTCTCAACTGTTGAGAAAGTCTCAGTGGCTGCAACAGAATCTGATGCCAATCAAGTTTTACCCATTCATGTACACAAAACAGCGACCTGCGGTTGCTGCGGCGAATGGATTAAACACTTGGAAAAATCGGGGTTTTCCGTGAAGTATTCGAATCACGAAGACCTAGACAGCATTAAGGCGCAGTTCGGTATCGAAAACAATTACCAATCCTGTCACACAGGAGTATCGGCGAATGGCTTTGTGTTTGAAGGCCATGTTCCAGCCAAGTACATAAGGGAATTTCTGAACGAAACACCCGAGGATTCACTTGGCCTGTCCGTTCCAGCGATGCCAGTTGGCTCTCCTGGCATGGAATATGGCAACAAATTCATGCCGTATCAGGTATTACTCCTGAAGAAGGATGGGAGCGCTTCTGTTTATGCGGAAGTGAAAACCTATCAAGATCAATTTTGA
- a CDS encoding copper-binding protein, with translation MKTHLIKLASIVALSISTSVFAGGDHGSHSSKAGEQKSMEGMQMKQSETMEMTQGEVKKIDPKTGKVTLKHGEIKNLQMPPMTMVFSAKEAAQLEGLNKGDNVLFAVDQNMNITHIEKKQ, from the coding sequence ATGAAAACCCATTTAATCAAACTTGCTTCAATCGTTGCGCTGTCAATTTCGACTTCGGTCTTTGCCGGAGGAGATCACGGTTCCCATTCAAGTAAAGCCGGTGAGCAAAAGTCCATGGAAGGTATGCAGATGAAGCAGTCCGAGACCATGGAAATGACGCAGGGCGAGGTGAAAAAAATTGATCCGAAGACTGGTAAGGTCACCTTGAAGCATGGCGAAATCAAGAACCTTCAAATGCCACCTATGACTATGGTTTTCTCGGCCAAAGAGGCGGCGCAACTGGAAGGCCTGAATAAGGGCGACAATGTTCTCTTTGCTGTGGATCAAAACATGAACATCACCCACATCGAGAAGAAACAGTAA